A genomic segment from Peribacillus sp. ACCC06369 encodes:
- a CDS encoding CotD family spore coat protein: MYNKPWRHPKGSQCPPQYCPPQTMPTQYNPPQTSPTKQYVKTNVINTVIPVFHPTHTTTVNKHFITYKHNFPHTRSVVAECYTQSQRFICGVPQPPCFSRRMLRY, translated from the coding sequence ATGTATAATAAGCCCTGGAGACATCCGAAAGGCAGTCAATGTCCACCACAATATTGCCCACCTCAAACAATGCCTACTCAGTATAATCCGCCACAAACCTCTCCAACAAAGCAATATGTTAAAACAAATGTCATTAACACTGTGATTCCAGTTTTTCATCCGACACATACAACTACCGTGAATAAGCACTTCATCACGTATAAGCATAATTTTCCGCATACCCGAAGTGTCGTGGCAGAGTGTTATACCCAAAGCCAAAGATTTATTTGTGGAGTTCCTCAACCCCCCTGTTTTTCAAGGAGAATGTTAAGATATTAA
- a CDS encoding HPP family protein: MDRISVAREKETRFFHIRYLSKMKGKGRSPLQINVKDAITGLIGGFLTIFALILLTNMTSAVWLMAPFGASCVLAFGLWNAPLSQPRNIIGGHFVSTFVGLAFYHLFGDEPWAIGLAVGLAIAVMMLTKTTHPPAGADPLVVMLGHYSWSYLITPVLTGAVIIVFLALLINNLRSNRNYPTFWI, from the coding sequence ATGGACCGCATATCAGTAGCGAGGGAAAAAGAAACACGTTTTTTTCATATACGCTATTTATCTAAGATGAAGGGAAAAGGAAGAAGTCCTTTACAGATAAATGTAAAGGACGCAATAACGGGATTGATTGGTGGATTTTTAACGATCTTCGCTTTAATTCTTTTAACAAACATGACATCAGCAGTGTGGTTAATGGCTCCATTTGGTGCCAGCTGTGTACTGGCGTTCGGTCTGTGGAACGCACCGTTATCACAGCCACGGAATATTATTGGAGGCCATTTTGTTTCAACATTCGTAGGTTTAGCTTTCTATCATCTTTTTGGCGACGAGCCTTGGGCGATCGGCTTAGCTGTCGGATTAGCGATTGCTGTGATGATGCTGACAAAAACGACCCATCCTCCAGCCGGGGCAGACCCACTTGTTGTTATGCTTGGCCACTATAGCTGGAGCTATTTAATTACGCCTGTTTTAACTGGTGCTGTTATAATCGTTTTCCTGGCATTATTAATTAATAATTTGCGCAGCAATCGGAACTATCCAACTTTTTGGATTTGA
- a CDS encoding DNA alkylation repair protein yields the protein MAEPLKDLYSETFIREFSEKVRDVHPSFSSESFIEEVMDEHWDDRKLKERIRHISITLGKHLPSDYQKALGILYRLDKDCEGFRYLFFPDFVEVHGLNKKDWQLSLAALERFTSKSSSEFAVRAFILLDPAQMIEKMKDWTKHGDEHVRRLASEGCRPRLPWGLSLPMFKSDPKPVLELLENLKKDSSLYVRKSVANNLNDIAKDHPKAVIETSKRWHESGDANTIWIVRRGCRNLVRQADPEVLSLFGYTDVLNNPNIISNAFIRNEPDSIFIGETSELHFGFRVQEKNPVKLRIEYAIDFVKANQKTSRKIFLLADRNFTDSEAVERVRIHNWKNLTTRRHYKGIHRISLLVNGVEVAGTHVKLNAES from the coding sequence ATGGCTGAGCCTTTAAAGGATTTATATAGTGAAACTTTCATTCGTGAATTCAGTGAAAAAGTAAGAGATGTCCATCCGTCCTTTTCTTCTGAATCGTTTATTGAGGAAGTTATGGATGAACATTGGGATGATAGGAAATTAAAAGAACGTATCAGACATATTTCCATAACCCTTGGAAAGCATCTACCTAGTGATTATCAAAAGGCTTTGGGTATATTGTATCGGCTTGATAAGGATTGTGAAGGTTTTAGGTATTTATTTTTCCCGGATTTTGTAGAGGTACATGGATTGAATAAGAAGGATTGGCAGTTATCGCTTGCTGCCTTGGAGCGGTTTACTTCAAAGTCATCTTCGGAATTTGCAGTACGTGCTTTTATCTTACTCGATCCCGCTCAAATGATCGAAAAGATGAAAGACTGGACAAAACATGGGGACGAACATGTCCGCAGGCTGGCAAGTGAGGGATGTAGGCCCAGGTTACCTTGGGGGCTATCTTTACCGATGTTCAAATCCGATCCGAAACCAGTCTTGGAATTACTTGAGAACCTGAAAAAAGATTCATCCCTATATGTTCGTAAAAGTGTGGCCAATAACTTGAATGATATTGCCAAAGATCATCCCAAAGCCGTAATAGAAACTTCCAAGCGCTGGCATGAAAGTGGAGACGCCAACACGATTTGGATTGTCCGGCGGGGATGCAGGAACCTTGTTCGTCAGGCTGATCCAGAAGTCCTTTCATTATTTGGTTACACGGATGTCTTGAATAATCCTAATATCATTTCAAACGCTTTTATTAGAAATGAACCAGACTCGATTTTTATTGGCGAAACCAGTGAACTTCATTTCGGCTTTCGTGTGCAAGAAAAGAATCCAGTGAAACTGCGTATTGAGTACGCCATCGATTTTGTAAAAGCGAATCAGAAAACTTCCCGTAAAATTTTCCTTCTGGCAGATAGGAATTTCACAGATAGTGAGGCAGTTGAAAGAGTGAGGATTCACAATTGGAAAAATTTGACCACACGTCGCCATTACAAGGGAATCCATCGAATATCACTCCTTGTTAACGGAGTGGAAGTAGCAGGAACGCATGTAAAACTAAACGCTGAAAGTTAA
- a CDS encoding multidrug efflux SMR transporter translates to MKGYIALGVSIISELFGTTMLKLSEGFTHLFASFGVIIGFGIAFYSLSLCLKTIPLSLAYAIWAGIGTALTALIGVLLWNEPFSIITLGGLVLIIGGVVLLNASHTPKQAGETSN, encoded by the coding sequence ATGAAAGGGTACATAGCTTTAGGAGTATCTATCATAAGTGAATTATTTGGTACGACCATGCTTAAGTTATCTGAAGGATTCACACATTTATTCGCGTCATTTGGGGTTATTATAGGATTTGGAATAGCATTTTACAGCTTATCTTTATGTCTTAAAACAATTCCGTTAAGCTTGGCATATGCCATTTGGGCAGGAATAGGGACTGCTTTAACAGCATTAATTGGCGTATTATTATGGAATGAGCCATTTAGTATCATTACGTTGGGTGGCTTGGTATTGATCATTGGTGGAGTGGTTTTGCTAAATGCTTCACACACACCGAAACAAGCAGGAGAAACGTCAAACTAA
- a CDS encoding GNAT family N-acetyltransferase, which translates to MYVSQTWDHVVIAKLNQTVHSLHAKLYPKYFKEYKYSAMEETFKNLIKNDRFVFLLLKEHEEPIGYAWIEIKSYPENAFKYGYKSVYVHQLSIVESQTQKGYGKQLMNEVYEIAKKNDIDLIELDYWFGNNDAKEFYKKQHFKSYREFAFRQL; encoded by the coding sequence ATGTATGTTAGTCAAACCTGGGATCATGTAGTAATTGCAAAATTAAATCAAACTGTTCACAGCCTGCATGCGAAACTATATCCTAAGTATTTTAAGGAATATAAGTATAGCGCAATGGAAGAAACTTTTAAAAATTTGATTAAAAATGACAGATTTGTTTTTCTTCTATTAAAAGAACATGAGGAACCGATTGGTTACGCTTGGATTGAAATAAAAAGCTATCCAGAAAATGCTTTTAAATATGGGTATAAATCTGTATATGTGCATCAGCTTAGTATCGTTGAAAGTCAAACCCAAAAAGGTTATGGTAAGCAACTAATGAATGAGGTATATGAAATTGCGAAAAAGAATGATATAGATTTAATTGAACTGGATTATTGGTTTGGAAACAATGATGCAAAAGAGTTTTATAAGAAGCAACACTTTAAAAGTTATAGGGAGTTTGCATTTAGACAGTTATAA
- a CDS encoding CGNR zinc finger domain-containing protein encodes MSETNKFPLISGYLSLDLVNTELVSRGQRQDLLLSEGDALDWIQVIKGENSFWDDQLILKIKERIGQVLESILEMRTILRIQFESIADGNPIPDEFIAFLEKKIKKSPFTYKLMDQKLIAIPIGEAEDILLSFIAYDFLTLIEKNKLTSLKRCSNNDCVLLFIDESGRRKWCSMKICGNRKKVARFQHRKSDDE; translated from the coding sequence ATGTCTGAAACTAATAAATTCCCACTTATATCCGGTTATCTATCTCTGGATTTAGTGAACACAGAACTTGTAAGTCGTGGTCAACGTCAAGACTTATTGCTTTCAGAAGGCGATGCGCTGGACTGGATTCAGGTAATAAAAGGGGAAAACTCATTTTGGGATGATCAGCTAATCCTAAAAATAAAAGAGAGAATCGGACAGGTATTAGAAAGTATTCTAGAAATGCGTACTATTTTAAGAATACAATTTGAATCAATAGCTGATGGGAATCCAATTCCTGATGAATTTATCGCTTTTTTAGAAAAAAAAATCAAAAAATCACCTTTCACTTATAAATTAATGGATCAAAAACTGATTGCCATACCTATTGGAGAAGCCGAAGATATCCTGCTGTCTTTTATTGCTTATGACTTTTTAACTTTAATTGAAAAGAATAAGCTTACATCATTAAAGCGATGCTCGAATAATGATTGCGTGCTGTTATTTATTGATGAAAGTGGAAGACGCAAGTGGTGTTCAATGAAAATATGCGGTAATAGAAAAAAGGTAGCCCGCTTTCAACACCGCAAATCTGATGATGAATGA
- the treR gene encoding trehalose operon repressor, giving the protein MNSKYLSLYGDIVSKIEEGTFPTNSKLPSESSFMEEYEISRDTVRKSLHLLEQNGYIHKIKGKGSFVLDFSKFNFPVAGLISYKEMVEKLNLHSKTIIHTMELETPDSSLIKLLDLTEGEEVWKVFRVRQINGKKIILDKDYFNSEFVTNLTKEICEDSIYGYIEKELGLQIGFSNKEITVEPCSEEDKQLLDIEDYDMVAVVKSTVHLIDGSLFQYSESRHRPDKFKFTDFARRTW; this is encoded by the coding sequence ATGAACAGCAAATACCTATCGCTTTATGGTGATATTGTTTCAAAAATCGAAGAAGGAACCTTTCCGACAAATTCAAAGCTTCCTTCCGAAAGCAGCTTCATGGAAGAGTACGAGATATCCAGGGATACTGTGAGAAAGTCCTTACATTTGCTCGAACAAAATGGGTATATCCATAAAATCAAAGGCAAGGGTTCCTTTGTGTTGGATTTCAGTAAATTTAATTTTCCTGTAGCAGGCTTGATTTCCTATAAAGAAATGGTGGAAAAGTTGAATCTGCATTCCAAAACGATCATCCATACCATGGAGCTTGAGACTCCCGACTCAAGCCTGATCAAGCTTCTTGACTTAACTGAAGGTGAGGAAGTATGGAAAGTGTTCCGGGTTCGGCAAATTAATGGGAAGAAAATCATTTTGGATAAAGACTATTTCAATAGTGAGTTCGTAACTAACCTGACAAAGGAAATTTGTGAGGATTCGATTTATGGTTATATCGAAAAGGAACTCGGGCTCCAGATTGGTTTTTCCAATAAGGAAATTACCGTGGAGCCATGCAGTGAAGAAGATAAACAATTATTGGACATAGAAGACTACGATATGGTGGCAGTTGTGAAAAGTACCGTCCATTTAATCGATGGAAGCTTGTTTCAATATAGCGAATCAAGGCATAGACCTGATAAATTCAAGTTCACGGACTTTGCACGAAGGACTTGGTGA
- a CDS encoding DMT family transporter produces the protein MLLGLSWAILAGSMVSLQNVFNSKVNEHVNPWSTTTLILGLGFLASLLSGFVFEGWDLFQLQNMKPWYWFSGLVGIGVVTCVTQGVKLLGPTFAISIVMASQLVFALSWDSTGWLGLEKVPFTFKKLAGILIIIAGMIIFKIGGKRQRAPEMT, from the coding sequence ATGTTACTTGGATTAAGTTGGGCAATCCTCGCGGGATCAATGGTTAGTTTGCAAAACGTTTTTAATAGTAAGGTAAATGAACATGTCAATCCATGGTCAACGACTACTCTTATATTAGGATTGGGGTTTCTTGCCTCATTATTAAGCGGGTTCGTATTTGAGGGATGGGATCTTTTTCAACTGCAAAACATGAAGCCCTGGTATTGGTTCAGTGGTTTGGTTGGCATAGGCGTAGTCACTTGTGTGACGCAGGGAGTAAAGCTTCTCGGACCTACCTTCGCGATCTCAATCGTTATGGCCTCACAGCTTGTGTTTGCTTTATCTTGGGATTCTACAGGCTGGTTAGGGTTGGAGAAGGTTCCTTTTACGTTTAAGAAGTTGGCAGGTATCCTGATAATCATTGCAGGGATGATAATATTCAAAATAGGAGGGAAAAGACAAAGGGCTCCTGAAATGACCTAG
- the treP gene encoding PTS system trehalose-specific EIIBC component: protein MSKYTEPAMDLLQHVGGKENIATVTHCATRMRFALKDPAKADVTNIESIKLVKGTFTQAGQFQVIIGNEVSSFYNEFVSIAGLQEASKEDVKTAAKQNMSWLQRLISHLADIFTPLIPAIVVGGLILGFRNIIGDIKMFDDSTKTLVDISQFWAGVHAFLWLIGEAIFHFLPVGITWSISKKMGTTQILGIVLGLTLVSPQLLNAYAVAGTKASDIPFWDFGFAQVDMIGYQAQVIPAILAGFVLAYLERFLRDKVHNSISMIVVPFFALLPTVIIAHTILGPLGWKIGSVISTVVYSGLNSSVGWLFAAVFGFAYAPLVITGLHHMTNAIDLQLMSELGGTNLWPMIALSNIAQGTAVLAMIYINRKDQEERQVSIPATISCYLGVTEPAMFGINLKYGYPFLAGMIGSLFAGIVSVGSGVMANSIGVGGIPGILSIQPQHMGMFALAMLVAFVVPFILTIAFSKRPQMNLKTRTKPTKLNA, encoded by the coding sequence ATGAGTAAATACACAGAACCAGCAATGGATTTGCTTCAACATGTTGGAGGGAAAGAGAATATTGCAACAGTTACGCATTGTGCGACAAGAATGCGTTTTGCATTGAAAGATCCCGCCAAGGCGGACGTAACGAATATTGAATCGATTAAACTTGTGAAAGGAACCTTTACACAAGCTGGCCAGTTCCAGGTCATAATCGGCAATGAAGTATCATCCTTTTATAATGAATTCGTTTCCATAGCTGGATTGCAGGAAGCATCAAAGGAAGATGTGAAAACGGCAGCTAAACAGAATATGAGCTGGTTGCAGCGTTTGATTTCCCATCTTGCGGATATTTTCACCCCACTGATTCCTGCCATAGTCGTTGGCGGACTCATCCTTGGTTTCCGTAATATCATCGGCGATATTAAAATGTTCGATGATAGCACGAAAACCCTTGTGGATATTTCACAATTTTGGGCAGGGGTCCATGCCTTCCTTTGGTTGATAGGTGAAGCTATTTTTCATTTTCTTCCAGTTGGGATTACCTGGTCCATCTCAAAGAAAATGGGCACGACTCAAATTCTCGGTATCGTCCTTGGGTTAACCCTGGTTTCCCCACAACTTCTTAATGCATATGCAGTTGCAGGCACAAAGGCAAGTGACATACCTTTTTGGGATTTCGGTTTTGCCCAGGTCGATATGATCGGCTATCAGGCCCAAGTCATCCCAGCTATACTTGCAGGGTTCGTTTTGGCGTATTTAGAACGGTTCTTAAGAGATAAAGTACACAATTCCATTTCCATGATCGTCGTTCCATTTTTTGCTTTACTACCAACTGTAATCATTGCCCACACCATTTTGGGGCCTTTAGGATGGAAAATCGGTTCAGTCATTTCTACGGTTGTATATTCCGGATTGAATTCATCAGTGGGCTGGCTATTTGCTGCCGTTTTCGGCTTTGCCTATGCACCGCTTGTCATCACAGGACTGCATCACATGACAAACGCAATCGATCTTCAGCTTATGAGTGAATTGGGTGGAACGAACCTATGGCCGATGATCGCCTTATCCAATATTGCACAAGGTACAGCAGTGCTTGCGATGATTTACATCAACAGAAAGGATCAGGAGGAAAGACAAGTTTCGATTCCTGCTACGATTTCATGTTATCTCGGTGTAACAGAGCCAGCCATGTTCGGCATTAATCTGAAGTACGGCTATCCGTTCTTAGCCGGTATGATCGGTTCACTTTTCGCAGGAATCGTTTCTGTCGGATCTGGAGTAATGGCAAACTCAATCGGTGTCGGGGGTATTCCAGGGATCCTTTCCATCCAGCCACAGCATATGGGAATGTTTGCACTCGCGATGTTGGTTGCTTTCGTTGTCCCATTCATTTTGACTATAGCATTCTCCAAGCGTCCACAAATGAACTTGAAAACAAGAACGAAACCAACGAAATTAAATGCTTAA
- a CDS encoding ATP-binding protein, translating into MKEKSQLERERLNALQRYQILDTPPDGAFDRVTALASQLLNVPIAITSLVDTDRIWFKSHHGLDVEEIDREPGLCASAILNNVPYILNDASLDPRSLANPLVAGENGFRFYAGIPLNTHDNHNLGVLCVIDYKPRTITEEELDMLRSLAQIVMDEMELRLASLHINKLSKDKSDLLAVLSHEIRNPLNGIMGMAELLHSTELTEEQKEYTEIIETSGKSLLTVLSHILDYSKIDEGKMEMNIQPFDIRSCVEQVIQLFTAETAKKEIRLLGEIDSNIPMVLLGDDHKIRQILVNLVGNAIKFTNNGEINIAAALIPDEKNLDFIRLSFTVRDTGIGIPTDKINGLFHSFNHMHPQGYEEMNRGTGLGLSICKRLTELMDGRIWLSGTSEKGSIFTFEIKLPALSQE; encoded by the coding sequence ATGAAAGAAAAAAGCCAACTTGAGCGAGAGCGTTTAAATGCTTTACAGCGGTATCAAATACTTGATACACCGCCAGATGGCGCTTTTGACAGGGTTACAGCCCTTGCATCGCAACTACTCAATGTCCCTATCGCAATAACAAGCCTCGTCGACACGGATCGGATTTGGTTCAAGTCCCATCATGGTTTGGATGTGGAGGAAATAGATAGGGAGCCAGGGCTTTGTGCTTCGGCCATTCTTAATAATGTTCCTTATATTCTTAATGATGCTAGTTTAGACCCCCGATCATTAGCGAATCCTTTGGTTGCAGGTGAAAACGGATTTCGTTTTTATGCAGGCATCCCATTGAATACCCATGATAACCATAACCTTGGCGTGTTGTGTGTCATTGATTATAAACCGCGTACAATTACAGAAGAAGAGTTGGATATGCTCAGGTCTCTTGCACAAATCGTCATGGATGAAATGGAATTGCGTCTGGCTTCACTTCACATAAATAAACTCAGTAAGGATAAATCTGACTTATTGGCGGTCTTAAGTCATGAAATCAGAAACCCCTTGAACGGGATTATGGGAATGGCAGAACTGTTACATTCAACTGAATTGACTGAAGAACAAAAAGAATATACAGAAATCATTGAAACGAGCGGAAAATCACTGCTTACGGTGCTCAGTCATATATTGGATTATTCGAAAATCGATGAAGGTAAAATGGAAATGAACATTCAACCATTTGATATCCGTTCCTGTGTGGAACAGGTCATCCAACTATTCACAGCGGAAACCGCTAAAAAGGAAATCCGACTACTAGGGGAAATCGATTCTAATATTCCTATGGTATTATTGGGCGATGATCATAAGATTCGTCAAATCCTCGTTAATCTAGTAGGAAATGCCATTAAATTTACGAATAACGGGGAAATTAACATTGCCGCCGCTTTGATTCCCGATGAAAAAAACCTTGATTTCATTCGTCTATCCTTCACTGTGAGGGATACAGGAATCGGTATCCCAACTGACAAAATCAATGGATTGTTCCATTCTTTCAATCATATGCATCCCCAAGGATATGAAGAAATGAACAGAGGAACCGGATTGGGGCTTTCCATTTGCAAACGTTTGACGGAATTGATGGACGGACGCATTTGGCTTTCTGGGACAAGCGAAAAAGGTTCTATCTTTACCTTCGAAATAAAGTTGCCGGCATTAAGCCAGGAATGA
- the dnaN gene encoding DNA polymerase III subunit beta — MEFLIKKECFIKAISEVSHAVSIKTPIPILSGIMIVANDDSLILIGSDSDIVIEKNIPLTIDGVRVLEVYQKGTVVLSAKYLSEIVKKSPDDIHVKLNENQSVTIISNEIVTNLNGFHSEEYPNLPQVDEDGHFKIPSVELLEIIKQTAFAVSKTEARPVLTGVNMTFRDNILSCVATNTHRLAVRELALESKVNGSFIIPSKSLNELTNLINNQSGVIHIFISRSHMVFKSNNFSLFSRLIEGNYPNVSGLLPKDLKTIITLDTNLLLKGIDRACLFASESRNNNVHLEILDNTKLRISSTTSELGEIEETQSIMAITGEEGLSISLDGSFLMDALKAIKEKEVRLSFGGPMRPVLIEPSGNSSYRHLISPVRTN, encoded by the coding sequence ATGGAATTTTTAATAAAAAAAGAGTGTTTCATTAAAGCGATTTCTGAAGTCAGTCATGCAGTTTCCATAAAAACACCAATACCCATTTTATCAGGAATAATGATAGTGGCTAATGACGATAGCTTAATCCTTATTGGCAGTGATTCCGATATTGTCATTGAAAAAAACATTCCTTTAACGATTGATGGAGTAAGGGTATTGGAGGTTTACCAAAAGGGTACTGTCGTATTATCGGCAAAATATTTAAGTGAGATCGTTAAAAAATCACCTGATGATATCCATGTAAAGCTGAACGAAAATCAATCAGTTACCATTATATCAAATGAAATTGTAACGAATCTAAATGGATTCCATTCTGAGGAATACCCAAACCTTCCTCAAGTTGATGAAGATGGTCATTTTAAAATCCCAAGTGTTGAATTACTGGAAATCATTAAGCAGACTGCGTTTGCCGTTTCTAAAACTGAGGCCAGACCCGTTCTGACAGGCGTCAATATGACATTCAGGGATAACATACTTTCTTGTGTTGCAACAAATACTCATCGTTTAGCGGTAAGAGAACTTGCGTTAGAATCGAAGGTGAATGGTTCGTTCATCATTCCAAGTAAAAGCCTTAATGAGTTAACCAATTTAATTAATAATCAATCGGGTGTTATACATATTTTCATCTCGAGAAGCCATATGGTGTTTAAATCAAACAACTTCTCACTTTTTTCTAGGCTGATTGAAGGTAATTACCCTAATGTATCAGGGTTGCTGCCAAAAGATTTAAAAACGATCATCACCTTGGATACAAATCTACTGTTGAAAGGTATTGATAGAGCCTGCCTTTTTGCAAGTGAATCGAGGAATAACAATGTACATCTGGAAATCCTGGATAATACTAAGTTAAGAATTTCTTCTACCACATCAGAACTAGGGGAAATAGAAGAAACGCAAAGCATCATGGCAATCACAGGAGAGGAGGGGCTAAGTATATCACTAGATGGAAGTTTTTTAATGGATGCCTTAAAAGCGATAAAAGAAAAAGAGGTCAGACTAAGTTTTGGTGGTCCAATGAGACCTGTCTTAATCGAGCCAAGCGGTAATTCTTCATATCGTCATCTTATTTCACCAGTGAGAACAAACTAA
- a CDS encoding multidrug efflux SMR transporter, with protein MNPYAFLAIAIISEVFGSSMLKVSNGFKKLYPSIGVVMGMGVAFYCLSLSLISIPLGTAYAIWSGIGTALTALVGVIVYKESFHLKKFLGLALIIGGVVVLKLSSGGSH; from the coding sequence TTGAATCCTTATGCATTTTTGGCAATAGCCATCATAAGTGAAGTTTTTGGTAGTTCGATGTTAAAAGTATCAAACGGATTTAAAAAGTTATACCCTTCCATTGGTGTGGTAATGGGAATGGGGGTGGCTTTTTATTGCCTGTCTTTATCTCTTATTTCCATTCCGCTTGGAACGGCTTATGCTATTTGGTCGGGAATAGGGACTGCTTTAACTGCTTTAGTGGGAGTTATCGTTTATAAAGAGAGCTTTCACCTGAAAAAATTTTTAGGTCTAGCCCTAATCATTGGAGGAGTGGTTGTTTTGAAACTCTCCAGTGGCGGATCTCATTAA
- the treC gene encoding alpha,alpha-phosphotrehalase, giving the protein MKDFKKSTIYQIYPKSFKDSNGDGIGDINGVIEKLDYLDKLGVDYIWLTPFYRSPQNDNGYDVADYTSIDPMFGTMDDFERLVKEANSRDIHIMLDMVFNHTSTEHEWFQKALAGEKEYKDYYIFKKSKDGEPPTNWISKFGGSAWEYLAEHDEYYLHLFDRTQADLNWENPRVREEIFNVVNFWMDKGVKGFRLDVINLISKPDLFENDKDGDGRCYYTDGPKIHQFLKDLNEETFGKDEEVMTVGEMSSTTIDHCIKYSSPDEKELSMVFSFHHLKVDYKDGEKWSLADFDFRKLKDILSSWQYGMQEGNGWNALFWCNHDQPRIVSRFGNDQEYQKESAKMLATAIHMLRGTPYIYQGEEIGMTNPKFNDIEQYRDVESINYYNILKEAGKDEKEIIEILQAKSRDNSRTPMQWENTEHAGFTKGTPWITVPDNARIINAEQALKDKDSIFHHYQKLIFLRKKHDIIAYGDYQEILGDHDQLFSYIRSYEDEKLLVINNFYAKESSFEIPKDADLSGFKSELLLSNYIDSKDLADDIILRPYESVVYLLKKEE; this is encoded by the coding sequence TTGAAGGATTTTAAAAAAAGTACCATATATCAAATTTATCCGAAGTCTTTTAAGGACTCAAACGGTGACGGCATCGGTGACATAAATGGTGTAATTGAAAAACTTGATTACCTTGATAAACTGGGAGTGGATTATATTTGGCTGACCCCCTTTTATCGTTCACCTCAAAATGATAATGGATATGATGTAGCGGATTACACATCTATTGATCCTATGTTTGGGACAATGGATGATTTCGAGAGATTGGTGAAGGAAGCTAATTCACGGGATATCCACATCATGCTGGATATGGTATTCAACCATACATCAACGGAGCATGAATGGTTCCAAAAAGCGTTGGCTGGAGAGAAAGAATATAAAGACTATTATATTTTCAAGAAATCGAAAGATGGAGAGCCCCCTACGAATTGGATTTCGAAATTTGGAGGCTCTGCATGGGAATATTTAGCGGAACATGATGAATACTACCTTCATTTGTTCGATCGGACACAAGCTGACCTTAACTGGGAAAATCCCAGAGTAAGGGAGGAAATTTTCAATGTAGTAAACTTTTGGATGGATAAAGGTGTCAAAGGATTCCGGTTGGATGTCATCAATCTTATATCGAAACCCGATTTATTTGAAAATGACAAAGATGGAGATGGACGTTGCTATTATACAGATGGCCCGAAAATTCATCAATTCCTTAAAGACCTGAATGAAGAAACTTTTGGTAAGGATGAAGAGGTGATGACAGTAGGGGAAATGTCATCAACGACCATTGACCATTGCATCAAATATTCATCTCCAGATGAAAAGGAGCTATCCATGGTATTCAGTTTCCATCATCTAAAGGTGGATTACAAGGATGGGGAAAAGTGGTCACTTGCAGATTTTGACTTCAGGAAGTTAAAGGATATCCTAAGCAGCTGGCAATATGGGATGCAAGAGGGAAATGGGTGGAATGCACTGTTCTGGTGTAACCATGACCAGCCGAGGATTGTGTCCAGGTTTGGAAATGATCAAGAGTATCAAAAGGAATCGGCCAAGATGCTGGCAACAGCCATTCATATGCTCAGGGGGACCCCTTATATATATCAAGGGGAAGAAATAGGGATGACCAACCCGAAATTCAATGATATTGAACAATATCGGGATGTGGAATCGATTAATTATTACAATATTTTAAAAGAGGCAGGCAAGGATGAAAAGGAAATAATCGAAATCCTTCAAGCTAAATCCCGTGATAACTCGCGAACTCCCATGCAATGGGAAAATACGGAGCATGCAGGCTTTACAAAAGGGACGCCATGGATTACAGTGCCTGATAATGCTAGGATCATCAACGCTGAACAAGCACTGAAGGATAAGGACTCCATTTTTCATCATTACCAAAAACTTATATTCTTAAGGAAGAAACATGATATCATTGCATATGGGGACTATCAGGAAATTCTAGGAGATCATGATCAATTGTTCTCCTATATACGCAGTTATGAAGATGAGAAACTTTTGGTCATCAATAACTTTTATGCAAAAGAATCGTCCTTCGAAATTCCAAAAGATGCTGACCTATCCGGATTCAAGTCAGAGCTCCTACTTTCAAATTATATCGATTCGAAAGACCTTGCAGATGATATTATCCTTCGTCCCTATGAATCGGTTGTCTATTTGTTGAAAAAGGAAGAGTAG